Sequence from the candidate division WOR-3 bacterium genome:
GACCGCCGCCAAGCGTGGCATCTATATTGGCATTGTCTTAGGGGGAATTGCGATGTCGCTCCGAATTATTTTAGGAATTGAACGATCATATACCTCGGGGAGTTAAGCAATGCGATTCTGGGAACGACTAGGTGCTTTGGATCGAAGAATTATCTATACCTTGGTCGGTCTGGCCGTGATTGTGCCCTTACTCTTAAAGATTGTTATGCCGATCCGCGTCTCCGAGCCGGTGCTTTTAGCTTATAAGACCATTGAGTCCTTACCAGCGGGCTCGGTAATTATGCTCTCAATTGACTATGATGCAGCATCGGAGCCTGAGCTGCAACCGATGCTGGTTGCGATATTGCGTCATGCCTTTAAGAAGGACCTAAAGGTGATCCTGACCGGGCATTGGGCCTTGGGGCTACCTTTAGGCGAGATTGCCTTAAATAAGGTGGCTAGCGAGTTTAATAAAAAGTACGGTGAAGATTATATCAATTTAGGTTATCGGCCGGGTTATTCAGCCTTGATGGTCGGCATTGGTCGCGAGATTCGAGACTTTTTTGCCACTGATTATCGGGGGATAAGTCTTGACAGTTTTCCATTTATGAAGAAAGTTCACAATTATAACCAGATTGCGGTTTTGGTGGGGTTTGAGGCCGGTGCCACCGGTGACGCCTGGGTGCAGTTTGCCGGTGCTCGGTTTGGGCAGAAAATTATCCTGGGCGCCACCGGTGTTGTAGCGCCGGATCTGTATCCTTATCTGCAAGCGCGTCAGATCTGTGGTTTAATCTCCGGACTCCAAGGTGCTGCCGAATACGAAACTTTAGTGAATACAATCGGCACAGCAACTCTGGGCATGCCTACGCAGTCCATCCTCCACGGCTTAATTATTCTCTTTATTATTATCGGTAATATCAGTTATTTTATCCTAAGACGGAGAAAAAAATGATTGGCACCATTATTGGTACCTGGATTGCCGCTGGGCTAACAATCGCTATCTTGTCTTTCTTATATCGGGATAATCCCCTCTATAAGTTTGCCGAGCATTTATATGTCGGTGTTTCCGCCGGCTTCGGGGTGATATATGTGTGGGCATTTGACTTAAAGCCAATGTTAATCGATCGATTTATTTCCGAGACCGGTCTGGAGCGCTGGATTCTCCTTGTGCCGGCTTGCTTAGGACTTTTGATGCTAACTAGATGGTTTGGTAAGATTGGTTATCTTTCCCGGTTGCCCTTGGCCTTTACTGTTGGCATTGGGGCAGGGCTAGGCATTACGGCCAGCATTCAAGGATTCTTGTTGCCACAGATTCAAGCAACTCTTCTGCCCTTAACTACGATTAATAATATTATCTTAGTAATTGGCGTGATTACCACAATTCTTTACTTCTACTTCTCCCGGGATTTTAAAGGACCATTTAAGTATCTGTTAGAGCTAGGCATTATCTTTATCATGGTCTCGTTCGGCGCCTCATTCGGTTATACGGTGATGGCTCGTATATCATTATTGATTGGTCGGATCTTCTTCTTACTTTCTGATTGGCTACGGATCATCTGATATGTATTATCAATCCCCGATCGGCACCTTACAGATTGAGTTCTCTGGTCAGAGACTTAAAAGTATCTCTAAGGTTCGAAAAGCCCTAAAAAAACCCGAAGGACACAAAAACCATCGCATCATTCAACTGTTAGATGATTACTTTAGGGGCAAGAAAGTAGTCTTTGATAATTTGGATTTAGAACTTTCAGGGCTCTCGAAGTTTCAACGGCAAGTTTTATTGGCCACGAGAAAAATTCCCTATGGTCAAGTAATTAGCTACAAGACTTTAGCTACTAAACTTAAAGCTCCCAAGGCGGTACGGGCAGTTGGTCAGGCCTTAAAGAAAAATCCCTTACCAATTGTAATTCCCTGCCATCGGGTGATTCGGTCTGATCGCAGCTTAGGTGGATTTAGTTTAGGTTTGAGCGTAAAAAAATATCTTTTAAGATTGGAGGCAAAACATGAGTGAGGTAATTCGCGTTGTCGTGGGCGAGATGATGACTAATGCTTATATCTTAGTTTCAGGACCGGAGATAGCAATTATTGATCCGGGATTTGAGGCTATGAAGATTTTGCGCACCGCACAGCGTTTTTCGGCCCAGATTAAACATATTATTAATACCCACGGTCATATGGACCATATTGGAGCGAATCGGCAAATAAAAGAAGCTACCGGTGCCTTGATTTATATTCACCAAGATGATGCCGAACTACTCACCCATCCTTCAAAAAATCTTTCGCTCTTAGTCGGTGATTTTATCAGTTCACCACCGGCTGATGTTTTGCTAAATGATGGCGATACTATTAAAGTTGGTAATACTGAGCTTAAAGTAATTCATACCCCGGGTCATACCCCGGGTAGTATCTGTTTAGTTGCGGACAAGTTTTGCTTTACCGGAGATACCTTATTTTATGACTCAATTGGTCGGACCGATTTTCCGCATTCTAGTGAACAAAAGATCTTTGAGTCCTTAAAGAAATTGTCCAAAATTCTTGCCGATGAGCTGATTATCTATCCCGGACATGGCGAATGGGGTCTTATGCGCGAGATTAAACTGCACAATCCATTTTTAACCGGCTTAGAATAAACTATTGACAATGGAGATGTTTCAGTTAATAATTATAGCAATGAATTGGAAAACAACTAAAATTTAATAAGGGGGCGTTATGCCAAAGATCAGAGTTGCAATCATTGGTGTTGGTAATTGTGCGTCAAGTTTAGTCCAAGGCGTATATTATTATCGAAATGCCAAGCCCTATGAGTTAATCCCTGGTATCATGCATGTGGACCTGGGTGGTTATCATATCTCGGATATTGAGTTTAGTGTTGCCATTGATATTGATAAAAGAAAAGTTGGTAAAGATCTAGCTCAGGCAATTTTTACTTATCCCAATAATACTTATAAGTTCTGCGATGTGCCTAAGCTAGGGGTCAAGGTTATTCGCGGCATGACCCATGACGGTCTCGGCTACTATCTGTCCCAGATTATTGAGAAGGCTCCGGGACCAACTGCGGATATCGTCCGCGCCTTAAAAGAGTCCAAGACTGATGTCGTGGTCAACTTCCTGCCGGTTGGTTCCGAAGAGGCTACTAAATGGTATGTGGAGCAGGTGCTTGATGCTGGTTGTGCCTTTGTGAATTGTATTCCGGTATTTATCGCCTCGCAGAAGTATTGGCACAACCGGTTTAAGGAGCGTGGTCTACCAGTAATTGGTGATGATATTAAATCTCAAGTGGGAGCGACAATTCTGCATCGGACTTTAGTGACTCTCTTTCAGGACCGGGGAGTCAAGCTCCTAAGAACCTCGCAGTTAAATGTTGGCGGCAATACCGACTTTCTTAATATGCTGGAGCGGTCTCGGTTAGAATCGAAAAAGAAATCGAAGACCGGCGCCGTTACTTCATTACTTAAATATGATATTGGTGAAGAAAATATTTATATCGGGCCCTCAGATTATATTGCTTGGCTTAAGGACCGGAAATGGGCCTATATGCGCCTAGAAGGCCAGACCTTTGGTGATGTGCCGCTGAATATTGAGTTAAAATTAGAAGTCTGGGATTCACCAAACTCAGCCGGGGTGGTAATCGATGCGATCCGTTGTGCCAAACTCGCCTTAGATAATAAATTGTCCGGCAGTATTATTGAGCCCTCAAGCTATTTTATGAAGACACCCCCGGTACAGTTCCCGGACCATATCTGTAAGCAGAAGACCGAAGAGTTTATTAAGAAATACGGTCTTAAAAAGAAGAATAATAAAGAGAAATAAACGAGTGCGAGTAAACAAATTCACGATGGGGGCAGATTTCTTGTGCGCCGCGGTATCCTAATAGCATTTGAGGGTATTGAGGGCTCAGGCAAGTCCACACAAGCACATCGGCTATATGAGTATCTACGATCCCTGGGTTATAAAGTAATTTTGACTTATGAGCCTGGTGGCACCGAGATTGGTGATGAGATCCGAAAGATTCTCTTAAACGAGCGATTTAAGAGCATGCATCCCAAGACGGAGCTCTTCTTGTATCTAGCAAGCCGGGCGCAGCATGTGTATGAGAAGATTCTTTTAGCTCTAAGGGCCAAGATGATTGTAATCACTGATCGGTTTTCTTTATCATCGCTGGCTTATCAGGGTGTGGGACGGGACTTGACCGTAAAGGTTGTCTCGCGGCTCAATAAGTATGCTTGTGCTAATATCAAGCCGGATATTACGATTCTTATTGATGTCCCAGTAGAGGTTGGTCTAGCTCGGATTCAGACGCGGGGTTGTGCCGCTCCGGATCGGTTAGAGAATGAGACTTTGGAGTTTTATACTAAGGTGCGTAATGCCTATCTTAAGCTGGCGCGCAAAGCTCCGAAAAAGATCTGGGTGTTCTCCGGGGAGAAAAGCGAGGGCGAGCTCTTTAGTGAGATTAAAGACAGGCTTGTAAATTGGTTAAAAGAAAAAGGACTAGTATATGACAAAATTAACCCGAGATAAGACCAAAATTTTAGCCAGTCTCGTAATCGCGGTAGTCATAGTTGTTGGCGGATTTTTTGTGGCACGACTCTGGGCTCAGAGGATTAGCGGACTTCGGGCCTCCTTAGAGCGCTTCAGCTATATATTAAATCTGATAATAAATGAATATGTGGTTGAGGTCGATAGCGATAAACTGATCAAGCGTTCCATTGAAGGAATGCTTGAAGGGCTTGATCCTTATTCCAATTTCTTAGAAGCTGAGGAGTTCTCAGAGCTCAAGACGAAACTAGAAGCCCAATTTGGTGGCATTGGTATCTATATTGGCACACGGGACAATTATCCGGCCGTGATTTCACCGATTGAAGGTACTCCAGCTTATCGGGCTGGACTCCGGGCTGGTGATAAGATTATC
This genomic interval carries:
- a CDS encoding methylated-DNA--[protein]-cysteine S-methyltransferase, with the translated sequence MYYQSPIGTLQIEFSGQRLKSISKVRKALKKPEGHKNHRIIQLLDDYFRGKKVVFDNLDLELSGLSKFQRQVLLATRKIPYGQVISYKTLATKLKAPKAVRAVGQALKKNPLPIVIPCHRVIRSDRSLGGFSLGLSVKKYLLRLEAKHE
- a CDS encoding MBL fold metallo-hydrolase; protein product: MSEVIRVVVGEMMTNAYILVSGPEIAIIDPGFEAMKILRTAQRFSAQIKHIINTHGHMDHIGANRQIKEATGALIYIHQDDAELLTHPSKNLSLLVGDFISSPPADVLLNDGDTIKVGNTELKVIHTPGHTPGSICLVADKFCFTGDTLFYDSIGRTDFPHSSEQKIFESLKKLSKILADELIIYPGHGEWGLMREIKLHNPFLTGLE
- a CDS encoding inositol-3-phosphate synthase, with protein sequence MPKIRVAIIGVGNCASSLVQGVYYYRNAKPYELIPGIMHVDLGGYHISDIEFSVAIDIDKRKVGKDLAQAIFTYPNNTYKFCDVPKLGVKVIRGMTHDGLGYYLSQIIEKAPGPTADIVRALKESKTDVVVNFLPVGSEEATKWYVEQVLDAGCAFVNCIPVFIASQKYWHNRFKERGLPVIGDDIKSQVGATILHRTLVTLFQDRGVKLLRTSQLNVGGNTDFLNMLERSRLESKKKSKTGAVTSLLKYDIGEENIYIGPSDYIAWLKDRKWAYMRLEGQTFGDVPLNIELKLEVWDSPNSAGVVIDAIRCAKLALDNKLSGSIIEPSSYFMKTPPVQFPDHICKQKTEEFIKKYGLKKKNNKEK
- the tmk gene encoding dTMP kinase — protein: MRRGILIAFEGIEGSGKSTQAHRLYEYLRSLGYKVILTYEPGGTEIGDEIRKILLNERFKSMHPKTELFLYLASRAQHVYEKILLALRAKMIVITDRFSLSSLAYQGVGRDLTVKVVSRLNKYACANIKPDITILIDVPVEVGLARIQTRGCAAPDRLENETLEFYTKVRNAYLKLARKAPKKIWVFSGEKSEGELFSEIKDRLVNWLKEKGLVYDKINPR